A region from the Linepithema humile isolate Giens D197 chromosome 1, Lhum_UNIL_v1.0, whole genome shotgun sequence genome encodes:
- the LOC105672870 gene encoding twisted gastrulation protein homolog 1-A has product MRSLNMLIAAIVAILYLTLSTKHSEACNESICASVVSKCMLTQSCKCDLVTCTCCKECFSCLSHLYDECCSCVDLCPKPNITDNPLSKKSHVEDFSVPVPALFVALTSEEDVLGRWLTLTFPVDYDSKVFAHEKEIKYYTQTEEEQHPLKPNIVTVNCTVAFMAQCSSWNKCKASCQSMGASSYRWFHDGCCECIGERCINYGINESRCTHCPLDKDDDIEEPYDDYGQADEDLMTEDED; this is encoded by the exons ATGAGAAGCTTAAACATGCTGATCGCGGCCATTGTCGCGATTTTGTACTTGACGCTCTCGACGAAACATTCGGAAGCATGTAACGAATCGATCTGTGCAAGCGTCGTGAGCAAATGTATGCTCACACAAAGTTGCAAGTGCGACCTGGTCACATGCACTTGTTGCAAGGAATGTTTCTCGTGTCTAAGCCATCTGTACGACGAGTGCTGTTCATGCGTAG ATCTATGCCCGAAGCCAAACATCACCGATAACCCGTTGAGCAAGAAATCTCACGTGGAGGATTTCAGCGTGCCAGTGCCCGCGCTCTTCGTAGCGCTCACATCAGAGGAGGACGTGCTCGGGCGATGGCTCACGTTAACATTTCCCGTAGATTACGATTCGAAGGTATTTGCGCACGAGaaggaaataaaatactatacgC AAACGGAAGAGGAACAACACCCTCTGAAACCAAACATTGTAACGGTGAACTGCACCGTCGCGTTCATGGCGCAATGCAGCTCTTGGAACAAATGTAAAGCGTCCTGTCAGAGCATGGGCGCTTCGAGCTACAGATGGTTTCACGACGGCTGTTGCGAATGCATAGGCGAGAGATGCATAAACTACGGGATCAACGAGTCGAGATGCACGCACTGTCCGCTGGACAAGGATGACGACATAGAGGAACCGTACGACGATTACGGTCAGGCCGATGAAGACCTGATGACCGAGGATGAGGATTAA
- the LOC105672869 gene encoding uncharacterized protein isoform X4, which translates to MAEGGTEPKSIDGQMPRGQLEINECLGNWLTYLQTLNGLCTAGTKLAQSLQALLSVHDTVAQCRLTSQCLAGWEELTRATHIASNTVKNHVLTAMRDHESRDNDGDRHDILRENLLTFINLQYQFCVACCECLGSMAECSCSQSGSGDCDIAALQQCFERLYSSPVPPVSCSSTQQSAQNCRRSPLPYSLFPLQVQRRWSEAAAAEMMGESAEGTMRRWSMPWDCKHVIEWPRQDMRSRLRVPQQDRSRSTTPDSMWQTSAMASQDGLQEAIQLLSCKPGVRPSNQLSAYTSQHVPGVILTICNFDSNYDSAIWSESRRIGSPRCWPQDSSDHSDQSGHRDSDHSVHSGEHRDSEQSGASGSHGDSKDSIHSHCDHREIESADTLPSRKSSSSTDSCVSAHSRSGSESAGGGECTRSQLYSMWSGGDLSFIKLPESNEVQDEHPPT; encoded by the exons ATGGCTGAGGGTGGAACAGAGCCAAAGTCTATTGATGGTCAGATGCCGAGGGGTCAGTTAGAGATAAATGAATGCCTTGGTAACTGGTTGACGTACTTACAG ACACTTAATGGCCTATGTACAGCTGGTACTAAATTGGCCCAATCCCTGCAAGCACTTCTCTCTGTGCACGACACGGTAGCGCAATGTCGTCTGACGAGTCAATGCTTGGCTGGATGGGAAGAGTTGACAAGAGCTACGCATATAGCCAGTAATACTGTTAAGAATCACGTACTTACTGCTATGAGAGATCATGAGTCTCGTGACAATGATGGGGACAGGCAT GATATTCTTAGAGAAAATCTTTTGACATTCATAAACTTGCAATATCAGTTCTGCGTTGCGTGTTGTGAGTGCTTAG GTAGTATGGCAGAGTGCTCGTGCTCTCAGAGCGGCAGCGGTGATTGCGATATCGCTGCGCTTCAGCAGTGCTTCGAACGTCTTTATAGTTCGCCGGTGCCGCCGGTGTCCTGCTCGTCCACGCAACAATCAGCGCAGAATTGTCGGAGATCCCCTTTGCCGTATTCGTTGTTTCCTCTGCAG GTTCAGAGACGATGGTCGgaagcggcggcggcggaaaTGATGGGCGAATCCGCCGAGGGCACGATGAGACGCTGGTCGATGCCCTGGGATTGCAAACACGTGATAGAGTGGCCGCGTCAAGATATGAGGTCAAGGTTGAGGGTACCTCAGCAGGATCGCAGCAGATCGACTACGCCTGACTCGATGTGGCAAACGTCGGCGATGGCTAGTCAGGACGGTCTTCAGGAAGCTATTCAGCTGTTATCTTGCAAACCAG GAGTTCGGCCGTCCAATCAACTCTCGGCTTACACTAGTCAGCATGTTCCGGGCGTCATTTTGACAATCTGCAATTTCGACTCGAATTACGATTCCGCTATTTGGTCGGAATCGCGTAGGATAGGCTCGCCCAGATGTTGGCCGCAGGATTCTAGCGATCATTCCGATCAATCCGGGCATCGCGATAGCGATCACAGTGTTCACAGCGGTGAGCACAGGGATTCTG AACAGAGTGGTGCCAGCGGCAGTCACGGCGATAGCAAGGACAGCATTCATTCGCATTGCGATCATAGGGAAATTGAATCTG CGGACACATTGCCGTCTCGCAAGAGCAGCTCGTCAACCGACTCCTGCGTCTCGGCGCACAGCCGATCGGGCTCGGAGAGCGCGGGTGGCGgg GAGTGTACGAGGTCGCAATTGTACTCGATGTGGAGCGGCGGCGATCTGTCCTTCATCAAATTGCCAGAGAGCAATGAGGTACAAGATGAACATCCACCCACTTAA
- the LOC105672869 gene encoding uncharacterized protein isoform X3, protein MAEGGTEPKSIDGQMPRGQLEINECLGNWLTYLQTLNGLCTAGTKLAQSLQALLSVHDTVAQCRLTSQCLAGWEELTRATHIASNTVKNHVLTAMRDHESRDNDGDRHDILRENLLTFINLQYQFCVACCECLGSMAECSCSQSGSGDCDIAALQQCFERLYSSPVPPVSCSSTQQSAQNCRRSPLPYSLFPLQVQRRWSEAAAAEMMGESAEGTMRRWSMPWDCKHVIEWPRQDMRSRLRVPQQDRSRSTTPDSMWQTSAMASQDGLQEAIQLLSCKPGRVRPSNQLSAYTSQHVPGVILTICNFDSNYDSAIWSESRRIGSPRCWPQDSSDHSDQSGHRDSDHSVHSGEHRDSEQSGASGSHGDSKDSIHSHCDHREIESADTLPSRKSSSSTDSCVSAHSRSGSESAGGGECTRSQLYSMWSGGDLSFIKLPESNEVQDEHPPT, encoded by the exons ATGGCTGAGGGTGGAACAGAGCCAAAGTCTATTGATGGTCAGATGCCGAGGGGTCAGTTAGAGATAAATGAATGCCTTGGTAACTGGTTGACGTACTTACAG ACACTTAATGGCCTATGTACAGCTGGTACTAAATTGGCCCAATCCCTGCAAGCACTTCTCTCTGTGCACGACACGGTAGCGCAATGTCGTCTGACGAGTCAATGCTTGGCTGGATGGGAAGAGTTGACAAGAGCTACGCATATAGCCAGTAATACTGTTAAGAATCACGTACTTACTGCTATGAGAGATCATGAGTCTCGTGACAATGATGGGGACAGGCAT GATATTCTTAGAGAAAATCTTTTGACATTCATAAACTTGCAATATCAGTTCTGCGTTGCGTGTTGTGAGTGCTTAG GTAGTATGGCAGAGTGCTCGTGCTCTCAGAGCGGCAGCGGTGATTGCGATATCGCTGCGCTTCAGCAGTGCTTCGAACGTCTTTATAGTTCGCCGGTGCCGCCGGTGTCCTGCTCGTCCACGCAACAATCAGCGCAGAATTGTCGGAGATCCCCTTTGCCGTATTCGTTGTTTCCTCTGCAG GTTCAGAGACGATGGTCGgaagcggcggcggcggaaaTGATGGGCGAATCCGCCGAGGGCACGATGAGACGCTGGTCGATGCCCTGGGATTGCAAACACGTGATAGAGTGGCCGCGTCAAGATATGAGGTCAAGGTTGAGGGTACCTCAGCAGGATCGCAGCAGATCGACTACGCCTGACTCGATGTGGCAAACGTCGGCGATGGCTAGTCAGGACGGTCTTCAGGAAGCTATTCAGCTGTTATCTTGCAAACCAGGTA GAGTTCGGCCGTCCAATCAACTCTCGGCTTACACTAGTCAGCATGTTCCGGGCGTCATTTTGACAATCTGCAATTTCGACTCGAATTACGATTCCGCTATTTGGTCGGAATCGCGTAGGATAGGCTCGCCCAGATGTTGGCCGCAGGATTCTAGCGATCATTCCGATCAATCCGGGCATCGCGATAGCGATCACAGTGTTCACAGCGGTGAGCACAGGGATTCTG AACAGAGTGGTGCCAGCGGCAGTCACGGCGATAGCAAGGACAGCATTCATTCGCATTGCGATCATAGGGAAATTGAATCTG CGGACACATTGCCGTCTCGCAAGAGCAGCTCGTCAACCGACTCCTGCGTCTCGGCGCACAGCCGATCGGGCTCGGAGAGCGCGGGTGGCGgg GAGTGTACGAGGTCGCAATTGTACTCGATGTGGAGCGGCGGCGATCTGTCCTTCATCAAATTGCCAGAGAGCAATGAGGTACAAGATGAACATCCACCCACTTAA
- the LOC105672869 gene encoding uncharacterized protein isoform X2: MAEGGTEPKSIDGQMPRGQLEINECLGNWLTYLQTLNGLCTAGTKLAQSLQALLSVHDTVAQCRLTSQCLAGWEELTRATHIASNTVKNHVLTAMRDHESRDNDGDRHDILRENLLTFINLQYQFCVACCECLGSMAECSCSQSGSGDCDIAALQQCFERLYSSPVPPVSCSSTQQSAQNCRRSPLPYSLFPLQVQRRWSEAAAAEMMGESAEGTMRRWSMPWDCKHVIEWPRQDMRSRLRVPQQDRSRSTTPDSMWQTSAMASQDGLQEAIQLLSCKPGVRPSNQLSAYTSQHVPGVILTICNFDSNYDSAIWSESRRIGSPRCWPQDSSDHSDQSGHRDSDHSVHSGEHRDSEQSGASGSHGDSKDSIHSHCDHREIESGTADTLPSRKSSSSTDSCVSAHSRSGSESAGGGECTRSQLYSMWSGGDLSFIKLPESNEVQDEHPPT; this comes from the exons ATGGCTGAGGGTGGAACAGAGCCAAAGTCTATTGATGGTCAGATGCCGAGGGGTCAGTTAGAGATAAATGAATGCCTTGGTAACTGGTTGACGTACTTACAG ACACTTAATGGCCTATGTACAGCTGGTACTAAATTGGCCCAATCCCTGCAAGCACTTCTCTCTGTGCACGACACGGTAGCGCAATGTCGTCTGACGAGTCAATGCTTGGCTGGATGGGAAGAGTTGACAAGAGCTACGCATATAGCCAGTAATACTGTTAAGAATCACGTACTTACTGCTATGAGAGATCATGAGTCTCGTGACAATGATGGGGACAGGCAT GATATTCTTAGAGAAAATCTTTTGACATTCATAAACTTGCAATATCAGTTCTGCGTTGCGTGTTGTGAGTGCTTAG GTAGTATGGCAGAGTGCTCGTGCTCTCAGAGCGGCAGCGGTGATTGCGATATCGCTGCGCTTCAGCAGTGCTTCGAACGTCTTTATAGTTCGCCGGTGCCGCCGGTGTCCTGCTCGTCCACGCAACAATCAGCGCAGAATTGTCGGAGATCCCCTTTGCCGTATTCGTTGTTTCCTCTGCAG GTTCAGAGACGATGGTCGgaagcggcggcggcggaaaTGATGGGCGAATCCGCCGAGGGCACGATGAGACGCTGGTCGATGCCCTGGGATTGCAAACACGTGATAGAGTGGCCGCGTCAAGATATGAGGTCAAGGTTGAGGGTACCTCAGCAGGATCGCAGCAGATCGACTACGCCTGACTCGATGTGGCAAACGTCGGCGATGGCTAGTCAGGACGGTCTTCAGGAAGCTATTCAGCTGTTATCTTGCAAACCAG GAGTTCGGCCGTCCAATCAACTCTCGGCTTACACTAGTCAGCATGTTCCGGGCGTCATTTTGACAATCTGCAATTTCGACTCGAATTACGATTCCGCTATTTGGTCGGAATCGCGTAGGATAGGCTCGCCCAGATGTTGGCCGCAGGATTCTAGCGATCATTCCGATCAATCCGGGCATCGCGATAGCGATCACAGTGTTCACAGCGGTGAGCACAGGGATTCTG AACAGAGTGGTGCCAGCGGCAGTCACGGCGATAGCAAGGACAGCATTCATTCGCATTGCGATCATAGGGAAATTGAATCTG GTACAGCGGACACATTGCCGTCTCGCAAGAGCAGCTCGTCAACCGACTCCTGCGTCTCGGCGCACAGCCGATCGGGCTCGGAGAGCGCGGGTGGCGgg GAGTGTACGAGGTCGCAATTGTACTCGATGTGGAGCGGCGGCGATCTGTCCTTCATCAAATTGCCAGAGAGCAATGAGGTACAAGATGAACATCCACCCACTTAA
- the LOC105672869 gene encoding uncharacterized protein isoform X1 — translation MAEGGTEPKSIDGQMPRGQLEINECLGNWLTYLQTLNGLCTAGTKLAQSLQALLSVHDTVAQCRLTSQCLAGWEELTRATHIASNTVKNHVLTAMRDHESRDNDGDRHDILRENLLTFINLQYQFCVACCECLGSMAECSCSQSGSGDCDIAALQQCFERLYSSPVPPVSCSSTQQSAQNCRRSPLPYSLFPLQVQRRWSEAAAAEMMGESAEGTMRRWSMPWDCKHVIEWPRQDMRSRLRVPQQDRSRSTTPDSMWQTSAMASQDGLQEAIQLLSCKPGRVRPSNQLSAYTSQHVPGVILTICNFDSNYDSAIWSESRRIGSPRCWPQDSSDHSDQSGHRDSDHSVHSGEHRDSEQSGASGSHGDSKDSIHSHCDHREIESGTADTLPSRKSSSSTDSCVSAHSRSGSESAGGGECTRSQLYSMWSGGDLSFIKLPESNEVQDEHPPT, via the exons ATGGCTGAGGGTGGAACAGAGCCAAAGTCTATTGATGGTCAGATGCCGAGGGGTCAGTTAGAGATAAATGAATGCCTTGGTAACTGGTTGACGTACTTACAG ACACTTAATGGCCTATGTACAGCTGGTACTAAATTGGCCCAATCCCTGCAAGCACTTCTCTCTGTGCACGACACGGTAGCGCAATGTCGTCTGACGAGTCAATGCTTGGCTGGATGGGAAGAGTTGACAAGAGCTACGCATATAGCCAGTAATACTGTTAAGAATCACGTACTTACTGCTATGAGAGATCATGAGTCTCGTGACAATGATGGGGACAGGCAT GATATTCTTAGAGAAAATCTTTTGACATTCATAAACTTGCAATATCAGTTCTGCGTTGCGTGTTGTGAGTGCTTAG GTAGTATGGCAGAGTGCTCGTGCTCTCAGAGCGGCAGCGGTGATTGCGATATCGCTGCGCTTCAGCAGTGCTTCGAACGTCTTTATAGTTCGCCGGTGCCGCCGGTGTCCTGCTCGTCCACGCAACAATCAGCGCAGAATTGTCGGAGATCCCCTTTGCCGTATTCGTTGTTTCCTCTGCAG GTTCAGAGACGATGGTCGgaagcggcggcggcggaaaTGATGGGCGAATCCGCCGAGGGCACGATGAGACGCTGGTCGATGCCCTGGGATTGCAAACACGTGATAGAGTGGCCGCGTCAAGATATGAGGTCAAGGTTGAGGGTACCTCAGCAGGATCGCAGCAGATCGACTACGCCTGACTCGATGTGGCAAACGTCGGCGATGGCTAGTCAGGACGGTCTTCAGGAAGCTATTCAGCTGTTATCTTGCAAACCAGGTA GAGTTCGGCCGTCCAATCAACTCTCGGCTTACACTAGTCAGCATGTTCCGGGCGTCATTTTGACAATCTGCAATTTCGACTCGAATTACGATTCCGCTATTTGGTCGGAATCGCGTAGGATAGGCTCGCCCAGATGTTGGCCGCAGGATTCTAGCGATCATTCCGATCAATCCGGGCATCGCGATAGCGATCACAGTGTTCACAGCGGTGAGCACAGGGATTCTG AACAGAGTGGTGCCAGCGGCAGTCACGGCGATAGCAAGGACAGCATTCATTCGCATTGCGATCATAGGGAAATTGAATCTG GTACAGCGGACACATTGCCGTCTCGCAAGAGCAGCTCGTCAACCGACTCCTGCGTCTCGGCGCACAGCCGATCGGGCTCGGAGAGCGCGGGTGGCGgg GAGTGTACGAGGTCGCAATTGTACTCGATGTGGAGCGGCGGCGATCTGTCCTTCATCAAATTGCCAGAGAGCAATGAGGTACAAGATGAACATCCACCCACTTAA